From a region of the Deltaproteobacteria bacterium genome:
- a CDS encoding Ku protein, whose translation MGGTIWKGSIHFGDTDVPVKLHTAVKEERIQFHLLHKPDRVKLRQQMICVFEKIPVPIEAQAKGFEWEEGKYILIDPAELEQTVPESSRMIEVHEFVKTERIDPLFFDRAYYLEPDKYLKEYNALIGALMEMQAAGICTWTMRKRSYLGALQTGGKILRLNTLRYADEVISARSLDLQKFSLSEKELKIGVDLINQLTAPFQPQKFEDEHQIKLQNLIDKKARGEKIVLLRPRRLKPTVSDKLLEALEASLKKAA comes from the coding sequence ATGGGAGGAACAATCTGGAAAGGATCTATCCATTTCGGGGATACGGATGTGCCCGTCAAGCTGCATACCGCCGTCAAGGAAGAGCGGATTCAGTTTCACCTTCTTCACAAGCCGGATCGTGTGAAATTGCGCCAACAGATGATCTGTGTTTTTGAAAAAATTCCGGTGCCGATAGAGGCACAGGCCAAAGGTTTCGAATGGGAGGAAGGGAAATATATCCTCATCGATCCGGCGGAACTGGAACAAACCGTTCCGGAAAGCAGCCGGATGATCGAAGTCCACGAATTTGTAAAAACCGAACGAATCGATCCCCTCTTCTTTGATCGCGCCTACTACCTGGAGCCGGATAAATATTTAAAAGAATATAACGCCCTTATCGGGGCTTTGATGGAGATGCAGGCGGCAGGGATCTGCACCTGGACCATGAGAAAGCGGTCCTATCTGGGGGCCTTGCAGACCGGCGGGAAGATTCTCCGTCTCAATACGCTTCGCTATGCCGACGAAGTGATTTCGGCCAGATCTCTTGACCTCCAGAAATTTTCTTTATCTGAAAAGGAACTGAAAATCGGGGTGGATCTGATCAATCAGTTGACCGCTCCTTTTCAGCCACAAAAATTTGAAGACGAACACCAGATAAAGCTGCAAAATTTAATCGATAAAAAAGCCCGTGGAGAAAAAATTGTGCTCCTGCGTCCCCGGCGGTTGAAACCCACGGTATCAGACAAATTGCTTGAGGCTCTTGAAGCCAGTCTGAAAAAGGCGGCCTGA
- a CDS encoding ATP-dependent DNA ligase — MSRKIVEIAGKSLSLSNLEKDLYPSYGFTKAHILEYYHRIAKFILPYLKDRALTLKRYPEGVEKDYFFEKRCPSHHPDWVKTAEVGRAGKETMTVCLVNDLETLVWVENLASLELHVPLARAGSPETPDSMVFDLDPGEQADLRECARVALILRDLLSGLQMTGYVKTSGKKGLHVYVPLNHKETTFEDTKKFSKAVAEVLQKNYPDLVTAKMAREYRKAKVFINWSQNDSSKTMICVYSLRAREKPFVSFPLLWEEVELLTGTEDPEKVQVLPSEAVRRAGKKGDLFQEVLLKKQRLPHL; from the coding sequence GTGAGCCGAAAGATCGTCGAGATCGCCGGCAAAAGTCTCTCTCTATCGAACCTTGAAAAGGACCTCTATCCCTCCTATGGTTTCACCAAGGCCCACATCCTGGAATATTACCACCGAATCGCCAAATTCATCCTGCCCTATTTGAAAGACCGGGCCTTGACCTTAAAACGTTATCCCGAAGGCGTGGAAAAGGATTACTTTTTCGAAAAGCGTTGTCCTTCTCATCATCCGGACTGGGTGAAAACAGCGGAAGTCGGCCGGGCTGGTAAAGAGACCATGACAGTCTGCCTGGTTAACGATCTGGAAACCCTGGTCTGGGTGGAGAACCTGGCCTCTCTTGAACTCCATGTGCCTCTGGCCAGGGCCGGTTCCCCGGAAACACCCGATTCCATGGTCTTTGATCTGGATCCCGGCGAGCAGGCCGACCTCCGGGAATGTGCCCGGGTAGCACTGATCCTCCGGGACCTGCTTTCCGGACTGCAGATGACCGGCTATGTAAAAACCTCGGGCAAAAAAGGACTCCATGTCTATGTCCCCCTGAACCACAAAGAGACGACCTTTGAGGACACCAAGAAATTTTCAAAGGCCGTTGCCGAGGTCCTGCAGAAAAATTATCCCGACCTGGTGACCGCTAAAATGGCCAGGGAATACCGGAAAGCAAAGGTTTTTATCAACTGGTCTCAAAACGATTCTTCCAAGACGATGATCTGTGTTTATTCCCTGCGGGCCAGGGAAAAACCGTTTGTTTCCTTTCCCCTTTTATGGGAGGAGGTAGAGCTTTTAACCGGAACGGAAGACCCGGAAAAGGTACAGGTCCTGCCTTCGGAGGCCGTACGCCGAGCCGGAAAGAAGGGGGACCTTTTTCAGGAGGTGCTTCTGAAAAAACAGAGGCTTCCACATCTTTAG
- a CDS encoding Ku protein: MKATDPIRFPAKPSSNKKSEFTVHGIWSGTISFSLVAIPVQLVKAVEPGRVSFRLLHNKDYAPLARRMFCPKEEKAVPPDEIIRGYEIAPDRYILITDEELESVSPERSRTIEIVEFIDMLEVDSIYFDHPYYLIPAKGGEKSYRLLVEVMARTNKAGLAKFVLGDREYLVAVKSTAGALALITLHYSQEILSDAALFPKEGTIDAEEKNRLKKDIKKMMADFNPDKYADERREKIVALLKKKSKEKALVEAPMALEEEGEGPADLVDALQEIMRKMKEKR; encoded by the coding sequence TTGAAAGCCACCGATCCTATCCGTTTCCCGGCGAAACCCTCTTCAAACAAGAAGTCTGAATTTACTGTTCATGGAATATGGAGCGGGACGATCAGCTTCAGCCTGGTGGCGATTCCGGTGCAGTTGGTTAAGGCCGTGGAGCCCGGCCGTGTTTCCTTTCGCCTGCTCCACAATAAGGATTACGCTCCCCTGGCCAGAAGAATGTTTTGTCCGAAAGAAGAAAAGGCCGTCCCCCCGGATGAGATTATCAGAGGATACGAAATCGCACCCGATCGATACATCCTGATAACGGACGAGGAATTGGAATCCGTTTCGCCCGAGCGGAGCCGGACGATCGAGATTGTCGAGTTTATCGATATGCTGGAAGTGGATTCGATCTATTTTGATCACCCCTATTACCTCATCCCCGCGAAAGGGGGCGAAAAATCCTATCGGCTGCTGGTGGAGGTAATGGCCCGAACCAACAAGGCCGGACTCGCTAAATTTGTGCTGGGTGACCGCGAGTATCTCGTTGCGGTCAAAAGCACGGCGGGGGCGCTGGCCCTGATCACGCTGCATTACAGCCAGGAAATACTTTCCGATGCAGCCCTCTTTCCAAAGGAAGGCACGATCGATGCCGAAGAAAAAAACCGCCTGAAAAAGGACATTAAGAAGATGATGGCCGACTTTAACCCGGACAAATATGCGGACGAGCGCCGGGAAAAAATCGTGGCCCTCCTTAAGAAAAAGTCGAAAGAAAAAGCTTTGGTAGAGGCCCCCATGGCCCTGGAAGAAGAGGGAGAAGGTCCGGCCGATCTGGTTGACGCGCTGCAGGAGATCATGCGCAAAATGAAGGAGAAGCGGTGA